In Helianthus annuus cultivar XRQ/B chromosome 3, HanXRQr2.0-SUNRISE, whole genome shotgun sequence, a single window of DNA contains:
- the LOC110927584 gene encoding uncharacterized protein LOC110927584 isoform X2 — protein MMAFEHKSTRGSLSFHVPLHPDKYRIQGLKVSCLYRFLGSKDKDKWPFFIRICNKTKGVTWIYNPLVYRIPKVDEDSMWISYWPIGNILDIGDKVKVSTHAEKGIMVSKCGASLVYMGDGEVEHEENLENMTMKMKEVIGGDLSDFEVSRGVYYLCRRDFFKSTTLSMIKRWFGDSIPYIGWRKSIQSEYLDASFMHLEYIEELHEDTLHKEILLGLFNSKSDICKIEMMVSRLVGVEDVHYFVDKNMLSVSGCVDSMAVETCVREFERTVKIITVNYNVKHTRKRYHMNNIMWGTNFITR, from the exons ATGATGGCATTTGAGCATAAATCAACACGCGGATCCTTATCCTTTCATGTACCTTTGCATCCGGATAAGTATAGGATCCAAGGATTGAAAGTAAGTTGCTTATACAGATTCTTAGGATCCAAGGATAAAGATAAGTGGCCTTTTTTCATTAGAATATGCAACAAAACCAAGGGTGTTACTTGGATATACAATCCTTTGGTGTACCGCATACCCAAAGTTGATGAAGATTCTATGTGGATAAGTTATTGGCCAATAGGAAACATATTGGACATTGGTGATAAAGTAAAAGTGTCTACCCATGCGGAGAAAGGAATAATGGTAAGCAAATGTGGTGCCAGCCTTGTGTATATGGGTGATGGTGAAGTAGAACATGAAGAAAACTTGGAAAATATGACgatgaaaatgaaagaagtgaTTGGAGGAGATTTGTCTGACTTTGAGGTGAGCAGAGGAGTTTACTATCTTTGTCGCCGTGATTTTTTCAAGTCGACAACCCTTAGTATGATAAAGAGATGGTTTGGTGATAGCATTCCCTATATAG GATGGAGAAAATCTATCCAGTCAGAGTACTTGGACGCATCATTTATGCATCTGGAATATATTGAGGAGCTTCATGAAGACACCCTTCATAAG GAAATTTTGCTGGGATTATTTAATAGCAAAAGTGACATCTGCAAGATAGAAATGATGGTATCTAGGCTCGTGGGAGTTGAAGATGTTCACTACTTTGTAGACAAAAATATGTTGTCTGTATCGGGTTGTGTTGATTCTATGGCGGTGGAAACCTGCGTAAGGGAATTCGAAAGGACGGTAAAGATCATAACCGTTAATTACAATGTAAAGCATACTCGAAAGCGGTACCACATGAACAATATTATGTGGGGAACAAACTTCATAACGCGTTAA
- the LOC110927584 gene encoding uncharacterized protein LOC110927584 isoform X1, producing the protein MMAFEHKSTRGSLSFHVPLHPDKYRIQGLKVSCLYRFLGSKDKDKWPFFIRICNKTKGVTWIYNPLVYRIPKVDEDSMWISYWPIGNILDIGDKVKVSTHAEKGIMVSKCGASLVYMGDGEVEHEENLENMTMKMKEVIGGDLSDFEVSRGVYYLCRRDFFKSTTLSMIKRWFGDSIPYIELQGWRKSIQSEYLDASFMHLEYIEELHEDTLHKEILLGLFNSKSDICKIEMMVSRLVGVEDVHYFVDKNMLSVSGCVDSMAVETCVREFERTVKIITVNYNVKHTRKRYHMNNIMWGTNFITR; encoded by the exons ATGATGGCATTTGAGCATAAATCAACACGCGGATCCTTATCCTTTCATGTACCTTTGCATCCGGATAAGTATAGGATCCAAGGATTGAAAGTAAGTTGCTTATACAGATTCTTAGGATCCAAGGATAAAGATAAGTGGCCTTTTTTCATTAGAATATGCAACAAAACCAAGGGTGTTACTTGGATATACAATCCTTTGGTGTACCGCATACCCAAAGTTGATGAAGATTCTATGTGGATAAGTTATTGGCCAATAGGAAACATATTGGACATTGGTGATAAAGTAAAAGTGTCTACCCATGCGGAGAAAGGAATAATGGTAAGCAAATGTGGTGCCAGCCTTGTGTATATGGGTGATGGTGAAGTAGAACATGAAGAAAACTTGGAAAATATGACgatgaaaatgaaagaagtgaTTGGAGGAGATTTGTCTGACTTTGAGGTGAGCAGAGGAGTTTACTATCTTTGTCGCCGTGATTTTTTCAAGTCGACAACCCTTAGTATGATAAAGAGATGGTTTGGTGATAGCATTCCCTATATAG AGCTACAAGGATGGAGAAAATCTATCCAGTCAGAGTACTTGGACGCATCATTTATGCATCTGGAATATATTGAGGAGCTTCATGAAGACACCCTTCATAAG GAAATTTTGCTGGGATTATTTAATAGCAAAAGTGACATCTGCAAGATAGAAATGATGGTATCTAGGCTCGTGGGAGTTGAAGATGTTCACTACTTTGTAGACAAAAATATGTTGTCTGTATCGGGTTGTGTTGATTCTATGGCGGTGGAAACCTGCGTAAGGGAATTCGAAAGGACGGTAAAGATCATAACCGTTAATTACAATGTAAAGCATACTCGAAAGCGGTACCACATGAACAATATTATGTGGGGAACAAACTTCATAACGCGTTAA
- the LOC110931303 gene encoding disease resistance protein RUN1-like, producing the protein MASPSTSTSMGPSDRNRARFKVFLSFRGEDTRHSFTDHLYAALTRTAIHTFRDDDEIKTGQYLEPKIVEAIESSRASIVVLSETYAKSRWCLEELSLILEQKRKGNHFVLPVFYKVDPSHVRHQRHSFAIEETKWTEVDVNRWKSALTEVANLKGMVASGSETKFIANIVDTISYELDMKLISTLANLTGVETRAKHINSWLKDEHSKTNVLAICGMGGSGKTTLARYIYNLHKHDFESSSFLEEIGNRCQENCGMLGLQRQFLTDILGGQNTMISCVPEGTTKIKEALHMKKMLIVLDDIDDHDRLGALLGTSVVQTQSKIIITTRLLDIRSWFESISWRCLVHQLKLLDDHESLKLLSWHAFGSKLPLEGFSGLAVELANVGPNLDLDL; encoded by the exons ATGGCTTCTCCTTCGACCTCTACAAGCATGGGTCCTTCCGACCGAAATCGTGCCAGGTTTAAAGTTTTCTTAAGCTTTAGAGGTGAAGATACTCGTCATTCTTTTACCGATCATCTCTATGCAGCATTAACACGAACAGCAATCCATACGTTTAGGGATGATGATGAAATCAAAACGGGTCAGTATTTGGAGCCCAAAATTGTTGAAGCAATAGAAAGTTCAAGAGCCTCTATCGTTGTATTGTCAGAAACTTATGCCAAATCTAGATGGTGCCTTGAGGAGCTTTCCTTGATCCTCGAACAAAAGAGGAAGGGCAATCATTTCGTGTTGCCAGTCTTTTATAAGGTTGATCCCTCACATGTGAGGCACCAGCGACACAGTTTTGCTATTGAAGAGACAAAGTGGACAGAAGTCGATGTAAATAGGTGGAAGTCAGCCCTAACGGAGGTTGCTAATTTGAAAGGAATGGTTGCTTCGGG GTCCGAAACGAAATTCATTGCAAATATTGTTGATACCATTAGCTATGAATTAGATATGAAACTTATTAGTACTCTAGCCAATCTAACTGGAGTGGAGACTCGAGCTAAACATATCAATTCGTGGTTGAAAGATGAGCACTCCAAAACCAATGTTCTAGCAATTTGTGGAATGGGAGGTAGTGGCAAGACTACATTGGCCCGATATATATACAACTTGCACAAGCACGACTTTGAAAGCAGCTCTTTTCTAGAAGAGATTGGAAATCGCTGCCAAGAAAATTGTGGAATGCTTGGGCTACAGAGACAATTCCTAACTGACATATTAGGAGGTCAGAATACAATGATATCTTGTGTTCCTGAAGGTACTACTAAGATAAAGGAGGCCTTGCATatgaagaaaatgcttatagtTCTTGATGACATAGATGATCATGACAGATTAGGTGCTCTACTAGGAACAAGTGTCGTCCAAACACAAAGCAAGATTATTATTACAACTAGGCTTCTAGATATACGTTCATGGTTTGAGTCCATATCATGGAGGTGTCTTGTACACCAACTAAAATTGTTAGATGATCATGAATCATTAAAGTTGTTAAGCTGGCATGCATTTGGATCCAAACTTCCCTTGGAAGGTTTTAGCGGCCTTGCAGTAGAGTTGGCAAATGTTGGCCCGAacttggatcttgatctctaa